One part of the Tenacibaculum sp. 190130A14a genome encodes these proteins:
- the rpsT gene encoding 30S ribosomal protein S20 → MANHKSAIKRIRSNETKRLRNKYQHKTTRNAVKKLRAITDKKEAEGMFSSVVSMLDKLAKNNIIHKNKAANLKSKLAKHVAAL, encoded by the coding sequence ATGGCAAATCACAAGTCAGCAATTAAAAGAATTAGAAGTAACGAAACGAAGCGCTTAAGAAATAAGTATCAGCATAAAACTACACGTAATGCTGTGAAGAAATTAAGAGCTATTACAGATAAGAAGGAAGCAGAAGGAATGTTTTCGTCAGTTGTATCTATGCTAGATAAGTTAGCTAAGAACAACATCATTCATAAGAATAAAGCAGCAAACTTAAAGTCAAAGTTGGCTAAGCATGTTGCAGCTTTATAA
- a CDS encoding 3-deoxy-D-manno-octulosonic acid transferase: MSFLYNLFLHLISLLLPIIALFNHKIKLFAHGRKETFSKLSSIKKEDKVVWIHAASLGEFEQARPIIENIKVTYPNYKVVVSFFSPSGYEIRKNYPLADIICYLPIDTKSNVKKFIKQLHPTLAIIVKYEFWPNLLQELKNTNTSTLLISGIFRKKQSFFKSYGSFMKNKLSAFNHFFVQNEESKKLLNSINFNNVTVSGDTRFDRVYEILQQDNTLDFIEDFKNNKYTLVAGSTWKEDEELLVDYINNTTSTDEKFIIAPHNIKLNQIKELTSSLSKKTVLFSEKDNVNLKEFQVFIIDTIGLLTKIYAYGDIAYVGGGLATGLHNILEPATYGIPVVFGGNKYQKFKEANDLLELGSATIVTNKIELTTTFASIKNDNELRFKMGNTNQQYIKNNVGATQKILTHLKDIL; this comes from the coding sequence ATGAGTTTCCTATACAATCTTTTTTTACATCTTATTTCTTTACTGTTACCTATAATAGCTTTATTTAATCATAAAATAAAATTATTTGCTCATGGTAGAAAAGAAACTTTTTCAAAACTATCTAGCATTAAAAAAGAAGATAAAGTTGTATGGATTCATGCTGCCTCTTTAGGAGAGTTTGAACAGGCTCGACCTATTATTGAAAACATTAAAGTAACATACCCCAACTATAAAGTTGTGGTTAGCTTTTTTTCGCCTTCCGGATATGAAATTCGTAAAAACTACCCATTAGCAGATATTATATGCTACCTACCTATAGATACAAAATCTAACGTTAAGAAGTTTATAAAGCAACTTCATCCCACTTTAGCAATTATAGTTAAATATGAATTTTGGCCAAATTTATTACAAGAACTTAAAAACACCAATACTTCTACATTATTGATCTCAGGAATTTTTAGAAAAAAACAATCTTTTTTTAAATCCTATGGTTCATTTATGAAAAATAAACTTTCTGCTTTTAATCATTTCTTTGTTCAAAATGAAGAATCTAAAAAATTATTGAACTCTATTAACTTTAATAATGTTACCGTTTCAGGTGATACTCGTTTTGATAGAGTTTATGAAATTCTTCAACAAGATAATACGCTAGATTTTATAGAAGATTTTAAAAACAATAAATATACCTTGGTTGCCGGAAGTACATGGAAAGAAGATGAAGAACTTTTAGTTGACTATATTAATAACACAACTTCCACCGATGAAAAATTTATTATTGCACCTCACAACATTAAATTGAACCAAATAAAAGAACTTACTTCTTCGCTTTCTAAAAAAACTGTTTTGTTTTCTGAAAAAGACAACGTTAACCTAAAAGAATTTCAAGTTTTTATTATTGATACTATAGGACTATTAACTAAAATTTACGCTTATGGTGATATAGCCTATGTTGGAGGCGGATTGGCAACTGGACTACATAACATCTTAGAACCAGCTACATATGGTATTCCTGTTGTTTTTGGAGGCAATAAATACCAGAAGTTTAAAGAAGCTAATGATTTACTTGAATTAGGTAGTGCAACAATTGTTACAAATAAAATAGAATTAACGACTACCTTTGCATCGATAAAGAACGACAATGAGTTAAGATTTAAGATGGGAAATACAAATCAACAGTATATAAAAAATAATGTTGGTGCCACTCAAAAAATCCTAACACATCTTAAAGATATATTATAA
- a CDS encoding riboflavin synthase, with translation MFTGIIETLGVVTNLEREQENLHITVKSEITSELKIDQSVAHNGVCLTVINIEGNEYVVTAIKETLDKTNIGELKIGDNVNLERAMKLGARLDGHIVQGHVDKTGKCTNIKDDNGSTVFTFSYEFDGSNVTIEKGSITINGVSLTVVNSKKNQFSVAIIPYTFEHTTFKNFEVGSKVNLEFDVIGKYVARLTQFK, from the coding sequence ATGTTTACAGGTATTATTGAAACTCTTGGAGTTGTAACTAATTTAGAGAGAGAGCAAGAAAACTTACACATAACTGTTAAGAGTGAAATTACATCAGAACTTAAGATAGATCAAAGTGTAGCTCATAATGGAGTATGTTTAACAGTAATAAATATTGAAGGGAATGAATATGTTGTTACTGCTATTAAAGAAACCTTAGATAAAACAAATATAGGAGAGTTAAAAATTGGTGACAATGTAAATCTTGAAAGAGCAATGAAGTTGGGAGCAAGGTTAGATGGACATATTGTGCAAGGACATGTTGATAAGACTGGTAAATGTACAAATATTAAAGACGATAATGGAAGTACCGTTTTTACATTTTCATATGAGTTTGATGGTTCTAATGTTACTATAGAAAAAGGATCCATTACCATTAATGGAGTTAGTTTAACTGTAGTTAATTCAAAGAAGAACCAATTTAGTGTTGCTATTATTCCATATACTTTTGAACATACTACATTCAAGAACTTTGAGGTTGGAAGTAAAGTGAATTTAGAATTTGATGTAATTGGTAAATACGTGGCGAGATTAACCCAGTTTAAGTAA
- the pdxA gene encoding 4-hydroxythreonine-4-phosphate dehydrogenase PdxA: protein MDKSNKIIVGISVGDINGIGIEIILKTFEDKRMLEFCTPVIFASNKLVSYHKKALNLKNNVHGITSLDKIAHNKINLLNAWKEEVKINLGENTAHGGTYAFKSLSSATDALKKNAIDLLVTAPINKDNIQSEEFTFPGHTEYLENEFEGKSLMILMSEELRIGLITGHIPVSKVSETITPELIKDKVNIMHKTLKQDFNINKPKIAVLGLNPHCGDNGLIGNEDDEIIRPTIDEIKQDGKLVFGPYAADGFFGAKTYKQFDGILAMYHDQGLAPFKALSFGNGVNYTAGLNKIRTSPDHGTGIDIAGKNKANSASFQEALFTAIHIYKNRKEYLNLTKNSLKVK, encoded by the coding sequence ATGGATAAATCAAACAAAATTATTGTTGGGATTTCTGTTGGAGACATTAATGGAATAGGCATCGAAATTATTTTAAAAACTTTTGAAGATAAGAGAATGCTTGAGTTTTGTACTCCAGTTATATTTGCCTCAAACAAATTAGTTTCCTATCATAAAAAAGCCTTAAACCTTAAGAATAATGTACATGGCATTACTTCTCTCGATAAAATTGCGCATAACAAAATAAATCTTTTGAATGCTTGGAAAGAAGAAGTAAAAATAAATTTAGGTGAAAACACTGCTCATGGTGGAACCTATGCTTTTAAATCATTAAGCTCTGCAACAGATGCTTTAAAAAAGAACGCCATTGATCTTTTAGTTACTGCACCCATTAACAAAGACAATATTCAATCTGAAGAATTTACATTTCCAGGACATACTGAGTATTTAGAAAATGAGTTCGAAGGTAAAAGCCTAATGATTTTAATGAGTGAAGAGCTACGAATAGGTTTAATAACTGGACACATTCCTGTTTCTAAAGTAAGTGAGACTATTACTCCTGAACTTATTAAAGATAAGGTTAACATTATGCATAAAACATTAAAGCAAGACTTTAATATTAACAAACCTAAAATAGCCGTGTTGGGATTAAATCCTCATTGTGGAGATAATGGTTTAATAGGTAATGAAGATGATGAAATTATCCGTCCAACAATAGATGAAATAAAGCAAGATGGAAAATTAGTTTTTGGACCTTATGCCGCTGATGGTTTTTTTGGTGCTAAAACTTACAAACAATTTGACGGCATTTTAGCGATGTATCACGATCAAGGTTTAGCTCCTTTTAAAGCTTTATCTTTTGGCAATGGTGTAAATTATACTGCTGGACTTAACAAAATAAGAACATCACCTGACCACGGTACCGGTATAGATATTGCAGGAAAAAACAAAGCTAATTCAGCTTCTTTTCAAGAAGCTTTATTTACTGCAATTCATATTTACAAAAACAGAAAAGAATATCTAAATTTAACTAAAAACTCGTTGAAAGTTAAATAG
- a CDS encoding DUF6691 family protein — protein sequence MKYIKFLLLGVFFGIVLTKSEAISWYRIYEMFKFQSFHMYGIIGSAVTISTVLMYFFRKGIIKDYLGNQINIKEKKKGFIRTLVGGTIFGLGWALAGACPAPIFVLIGNGILSLIIVLAGALLGAFIYGILSKKLPN from the coding sequence ATGAAGTATATAAAATTTTTATTGTTAGGTGTTTTCTTTGGAATTGTATTGACAAAGTCAGAAGCTATTTCATGGTATCGTATTTATGAAATGTTCAAATTTCAATCTTTTCACATGTATGGCATCATTGGTTCTGCCGTTACTATTTCAACGGTTTTAATGTATTTCTTTAGAAAAGGAATTATTAAAGATTATCTAGGTAACCAAATCAATATAAAAGAAAAGAAAAAAGGATTTATAAGAACTTTAGTTGGTGGAACTATCTTTGGACTAGGTTGGGCTTTAGCAGGTGCTTGCCCTGCTCCTATTTTTGTTCTAATTGGTAATGGAATCTTATCTCTTATTATTGTTTTAGCAGGTGCACTTTTGGGAGCTTTTATTTATGGAATATTAAGTAAAAAGCTACCCAATTAA
- the accC gene encoding acetyl-CoA carboxylase biotin carboxylase subunit, which produces MFKKILIANRGEIALRVIRTCKEMGIKTVAVYSKADAESLHVKFADEAVCIGPAPSSESYLKMDRIIAAAEITNADAIHPGYGFLSENAKFSKLCEEHEIKFIGATGEMIEKMGDKATAKATMIAAGVPCIPGSDGIIPDYETCEQLAVEAGFPVMLKATAGGGGKGMRAVWKKEDLKDAWDSARMEAKAAFGNDGMYMEKLIEEPRHIEIQVVGDSYGKACHLSERDCSVQRRHQKLTEETPSPFMTDELREAMGEAAVKAAEYIKYEGAGTVEFLVDKHRNFYFMEMNTRIQVEHPITEEVVDYDLIREQILVAAGVPISGKNYYPQLHSIECRINAEDPFNDFRPSPGKITSYHAPGGHGVRVDTHVYAGYMIPPNYDSMISKLIVTAQTREEAINKMKRALDEYVIEGVKTTIPFHRQLMDHPDYVAGNYTTKFMEDFQIKK; this is translated from the coding sequence ATGTTTAAAAAGATATTAATTGCCAATAGAGGTGAGATTGCACTGCGTGTAATTAGAACCTGTAAAGAAATGGGGATTAAAACAGTGGCTGTATACTCCAAAGCTGATGCAGAAAGTTTACATGTTAAATTTGCTGACGAAGCTGTATGTATTGGACCTGCCCCAAGTAGTGAGTCTTATTTAAAAATGGACAGAATTATTGCTGCTGCTGAAATCACAAATGCAGATGCAATTCACCCAGGATATGGATTCCTATCTGAAAACGCAAAATTCTCTAAGTTATGTGAAGAGCACGAAATTAAGTTTATTGGTGCGACTGGAGAAATGATTGAAAAAATGGGAGATAAAGCTACAGCTAAAGCAACCATGATTGCTGCTGGTGTACCTTGTATTCCTGGTTCTGATGGTATTATTCCTGATTATGAAACATGTGAGCAATTAGCTGTTGAAGCTGGTTTCCCTGTAATGTTAAAAGCTACTGCTGGTGGTGGTGGTAAAGGAATGCGTGCTGTTTGGAAAAAAGAAGATTTAAAAGACGCATGGGATTCTGCTCGTATGGAAGCAAAAGCTGCTTTTGGAAACGACGGAATGTATATGGAAAAATTAATTGAAGAGCCACGTCATATCGAAATCCAAGTAGTTGGAGATTCTTATGGAAAAGCGTGTCATTTATCTGAGAGAGATTGTTCTGTACAACGCCGTCACCAAAAATTAACAGAAGAAACACCTTCTCCTTTCATGACTGATGAATTGAGAGAAGCAATGGGAGAAGCTGCTGTTAAAGCTGCAGAATACATTAAATATGAAGGTGCAGGTACGGTTGAATTCTTAGTAGATAAACACCGTAACTTCTACTTTATGGAAATGAATACTCGTATTCAAGTGGAACATCCAATTACTGAAGAAGTAGTTGATTACGATTTAATTCGTGAGCAAATTTTAGTAGCTGCTGGCGTGCCTATTTCTGGTAAAAATTACTATCCTCAATTACATTCAATTGAGTGTAGAATTAATGCTGAAGATCCTTTTAACGACTTCAGACCGTCACCAGGAAAAATCACTTCTTATCATGCACCAGGAGGTCATGGTGTTAGAGTAGATACACATGTTTATGCTGGTTATATGATTCCTCCAAACTACGACTCAATGATTTCAAAATTAATTGTTACTGCTCAAACTAGAGAAGAGGCTATTAATAAAATGAAACGTGCTTTAGATGAGTATGTAATTGAAGGAGTAAAAACTACTATTCCTTTCCATAGACAATTAATGGATCATCCTGATTATGTAGCTGGAAATTACACTACCAAGTTCATGGAAGATTTTCAAATTAAAAAATAA
- a CDS encoding YeeE/YedE family protein encodes MDLLLNPWPWYISGPLIAIVLFLFFYFGKNFGVSTNLETMCTIAGAGKVSDYFKKDWKERDWSLVFLVGLVIGGFLTSQFLSNGTSIDLNPKTIEDLSNLGFHNAGNSYVPNELFSIENMLTLKGFSILLVAGILIGFGTRYAGGCTSGHAITGLSSLQLPSLIAVIGFFIGGIVMIWLLFPLIFG; translated from the coding sequence ATGGATCTACTATTAAACCCTTGGCCTTGGTATATTTCGGGACCATTAATAGCAATTGTGCTTTTTTTATTTTTTTACTTTGGTAAAAACTTCGGTGTTTCTACTAATCTTGAAACCATGTGTACCATTGCAGGAGCAGGAAAGGTTTCGGATTATTTTAAAAAGGATTGGAAAGAACGCGATTGGTCACTTGTTTTTCTAGTCGGTTTAGTAATTGGTGGTTTCTTAACTTCCCAATTCCTTTCAAACGGTACTTCTATTGATCTAAACCCTAAAACTATCGAAGATTTAAGCAATTTAGGATTTCACAACGCTGGAAACTCATATGTTCCCAACGAATTATTTAGTATTGAAAACATGCTTACTTTAAAAGGCTTTTCAATATTATTAGTAGCTGGTATTTTAATAGGTTTTGGAACAAGGTATGCAGGTGGGTGTACTTCAGGTCATGCGATTACTGGTTTAAGTAGCTTACAACTACCTTCTTTAATTGCTGTTATTGGCTTTTTTATTGGTGGAATTGTAATGATTTGGTTATTATTTCCTTTAATTTTCGGTTAG
- the rpmF gene encoding 50S ribosomal protein L32 has product MAHPKRKISKTRRDKRRTHYKASIPQIAVDPTTGEAHLYHRAHWHEGKLYYRGQVVLETAAAEA; this is encoded by the coding sequence ATGGCACATCCAAAGAGAAAAATATCTAAAACTAGAAGAGACAAGAGAAGAACTCACTATAAAGCTTCTATTCCTCAAATAGCTGTTGACCCAACAACTGGAGAAGCTCACTTATACCATAGAGCTCACTGGCACGAAGGAAAATTATATTACAGAGGTCAAGTTGTTTTAGAAACTGCTGCAGCTGAGGCTTAA
- the accB gene encoding acetyl-CoA carboxylase biotin carboxyl carrier protein, which yields MDIKEIQSLIKFVAKSGASEVKLEMEDVKITIKTGSSTPETTIIQAAPVAAAPQIAAAPVPVAQPAAAAPAAPATEAPAADDESKYLTIKSPIIGTFYRKPSPDKPMFVEVGSTVKAGDTVCIIEAMKLFNEIESEVSGKIVKILVDDSSPVEFDQPLFLVDPS from the coding sequence ATGGATATTAAAGAAATTCAAAGTCTTATAAAGTTTGTAGCAAAGTCTGGTGCAAGCGAAGTAAAGTTAGAAATGGAAGATGTAAAAATCACCATTAAAACAGGTAGTTCTACACCAGAAACAACTATTATTCAAGCTGCTCCTGTAGCTGCTGCCCCTCAAATAGCAGCTGCTCCTGTGCCAGTAGCTCAACCTGCCGCTGCAGCTCCTGCTGCTCCTGCAACTGAAGCACCTGCTGCAGATGACGAATCTAAATATTTAACTATTAAGTCTCCAATTATTGGAACTTTTTATAGAAAGCCATCTCCAGACAAACCAATGTTTGTTGAAGTTGGTAGTACTGTCAAAGCTGGTGATACTGTATGTATCATTGAAGCTATGAAGTTATTCAATGAAATCGAATCTGAAGTATCTGGTAAGATTGTTAAGATCTTAGTAGATGATTCTTCTCCTGTAGAATTCGACCAACCTTTATTCTTAGTAGATCCATCATAA
- a CDS encoding DUF4230 domain-containing protein, protein MRLLKYLAVFLLGFLIAKFWYEKKYEDHKSQEVQVLLNGIRSMSKLVVSEGSFSEVLSYSDSKKYLYDYLSFDKKAVVAVNAKVEVGYDLSKLAIQIDSLGRKIIINKIPKEEIVISPEVKYFDLEQSRFNTFSKEELNEINQNSIDRLKETIAITSLQDEAKMRLFEELSKIYQLSSTFGWEVVDNTNSKFYDTILLKD, encoded by the coding sequence ATGCGTTTATTGAAATATTTGGCAGTTTTCTTACTTGGCTTTTTAATAGCAAAGTTTTGGTATGAGAAAAAATATGAAGATCACAAAAGCCAAGAAGTTCAAGTCTTACTTAATGGAATAAGAAGTATGAGTAAACTTGTGGTTTCAGAAGGGAGTTTTTCTGAAGTTTTAAGTTATTCTGATAGTAAGAAATACCTATATGATTATTTATCGTTTGATAAAAAGGCTGTGGTCGCAGTAAATGCTAAAGTTGAAGTTGGTTATGACTTGTCGAAACTCGCTATTCAAATAGATTCTCTTGGTAGAAAGATAATTATAAACAAAATTCCAAAAGAGGAGATAGTAATAAGTCCTGAGGTTAAGTACTTCGATTTAGAACAAAGTAGATTTAATACTTTTAGTAAAGAAGAGTTAAATGAAATTAATCAAAATAGTATAGATAGACTTAAAGAAACTATTGCAATTACCAGTTTACAGGACGAAGCAAAAATGAGACTTTTTGAAGAGCTCTCTAAAATTTATCAATTGTCTTCAACCTTCGGTTGGGAAGTGGTAGATAATACAAATTCGAAGTTCTACGACACTATTTTACTAAAAGATTAA
- a CDS encoding beta-ketoacyl-ACP synthase III — MTKISAAITAVGKYIPEYALTNQELETMVDTNDEWITSRTGIKERRILKEEGAGTSFMAIRAAENLIEKSGIDPADIDMVILATATPDMPVASTAAYTASKIGAVNAFSYDLQAACSSFLYGMSTAARYIESGRYKKVLLIGADKMSSIIDYTDRATCIIFGDGAGAVLFEPNEDELGLQDEYLRSDGIGREFLKIDAGGSILPPSEETLKNKQHFVHQEGRTVFKFAVSNMADVAEKMLTRNNLTKEEIQWLVPHQANKRIIEATANRVGLEDDKVMMNIHKYGNTTSATLPLLLADYEKELKKGDNLIFAAFGGGFTWGAIYLKWAYNS; from the coding sequence ATGACTAAAATATCTGCAGCTATAACAGCAGTAGGAAAATACATCCCCGAATATGCTCTAACCAACCAAGAGTTAGAGACTATGGTCGATACTAACGACGAATGGATTACTAGTAGAACTGGTATTAAGGAGAGAAGAATTTTAAAAGAAGAGGGAGCAGGAACCTCATTTATGGCTATTAGAGCTGCTGAAAATCTGATTGAAAAGTCAGGTATAGACCCAGCAGATATAGATATGGTTATATTGGCTACTGCTACTCCAGATATGCCTGTTGCTTCTACAGCAGCATATACAGCTTCAAAGATTGGAGCTGTGAATGCGTTCTCTTACGATTTACAAGCCGCTTGTTCTAGTTTTTTATATGGAATGTCTACTGCAGCTCGCTACATAGAAAGTGGGCGCTATAAAAAGGTACTTTTAATTGGAGCAGATAAAATGTCTTCAATTATAGATTACACTGATAGAGCAACTTGTATTATCTTTGGAGATGGTGCAGGAGCTGTATTATTTGAACCTAATGAAGATGAATTAGGTCTTCAAGATGAATACTTACGAAGTGATGGTATTGGTAGAGAGTTTTTAAAAATAGATGCAGGAGGTTCTATTTTACCTCCTTCAGAGGAAACTCTTAAGAACAAACAACACTTTGTACATCAAGAAGGTCGTACGGTATTTAAATTTGCTGTTTCTAACATGGCTGATGTTGCCGAAAAAATGTTAACTAGAAACAACTTAACAAAAGAAGAAATTCAGTGGTTAGTTCCACACCAAGCTAATAAAAGAATCATTGAAGCTACAGCAAATAGAGTTGGGCTTGAAGATGACAAAGTAATGATGAATATTCATAAGTACGGAAATACTACTTCTGCTACTTTACCATTATTACTTGCAGACTATGAAAAAGAGTTAAAAAAAGGAGATAATTTAATTTTTGCCGCATTTGGTGGAGGCTTCACTTGGGGAGCTATTTACTTAAAATGGGCTTATAACTCATAA
- a CDS encoding lipoprotein signal peptidase, translating to MSKKNIAILTVVLAILIDQISKIYVKTHFYLGEDIKVLGLDWFRIHFTENNGMAWGFEFGGKAGKLFLTLFRLIAVSGIVYWLWQTIKRHTHTAVVVAIALILAGAIGNIIDSVFYGVIFDTPMGRGVATLFAEEPYGNLFYGKVVDMLYFPLWEGTLPSWLPIWGGKQFTFFNAIFNGADSWITIGVVLLFFFNKQAFPKEEKEE from the coding sequence ATGTCAAAGAAAAATATTGCAATACTTACCGTTGTATTGGCCATTTTAATAGATCAGATTAGTAAAATTTACGTAAAAACACATTTCTATCTCGGAGAAGATATCAAGGTTCTTGGTTTAGATTGGTTTAGAATTCATTTTACAGAAAACAATGGAATGGCATGGGGGTTTGAGTTTGGAGGTAAGGCAGGTAAATTGTTTTTAACTTTGTTTAGATTAATTGCTGTTTCTGGTATTGTATATTGGTTATGGCAAACAATAAAACGACACACACACACTGCAGTAGTTGTGGCAATAGCGTTAATTTTGGCTGGAGCAATAGGTAATATTATAGATTCTGTATTTTATGGGGTTATTTTTGATACGCCAATGGGTAGAGGCGTAGCTACATTATTTGCAGAGGAACCTTATGGTAACCTTTTTTATGGGAAAGTAGTAGATATGCTATATTTTCCTTTGTGGGAAGGAACTCTACCAAGCTGGTTGCCTATTTGGGGAGGAAAGCAATTTACTTTCTTTAATGCAATCTTTAATGGAGCGGATTCATGGATTACAATAGGGGTTGTTTTATTATTCTTCTTTAACAAACAAGCGTTTCCTAAAGAAGAAAAGGAAGAGTAG
- a CDS encoding DUF177 domain-containing protein: MKDLKQFNIPFVGLKEGNHLFDYQIENKFFEAFQFQEYNNVAVKATVDFNKKSSLIELNFNIKGTVNIPCDLTGELFDQEIEGSLPLIVKFGPEFNDENEEILILPFEEYQINIAQYIYELIVLSVPSKRIHPGVTDGTLNSEALKKLKELEPKIEKPVVEETTDPRWDKLKNLLTDK, translated from the coding sequence ATGAAAGACTTAAAACAATTTAACATCCCTTTTGTGGGATTAAAAGAAGGAAATCATTTATTCGATTATCAAATTGAAAACAAGTTCTTTGAAGCATTTCAATTTCAAGAATACAATAACGTTGCTGTAAAAGCAACTGTAGATTTTAATAAGAAAAGTTCATTGATTGAATTAAACTTTAATATTAAAGGTACAGTTAATATTCCGTGCGATCTAACAGGAGAGTTATTTGACCAAGAGATTGAAGGTAGTTTACCGTTGATAGTAAAATTTGGACCAGAGTTTAACGATGAAAACGAAGAAATTCTGATTCTTCCTTTTGAAGAATACCAAATTAACATTGCGCAGTATATTTACGAATTGATTGTTCTATCTGTACCCTCTAAAAGGATACATCCAGGAGTTACCGATGGAACTTTAAATTCTGAAGCTTTGAAGAAACTCAAAGAATTAGAACCAAAAATAGAAAAACCTGTTGTTGAAGAAACAACAGACCCTAGATGGGATAAATTAAAGAATTTACTAACAGATAAATAA
- the proS gene encoding proline--tRNA ligase, which translates to MSKHLTKRAEDYSKWYNELIVKADMAENSAVRGCMVIKPYGFAIWEKMQAELDRMFKETGHQNAYFPLFVPKSLFEAEEKNAEGFAKECAVVTHYRLQNDPDNEGKLRVDPEAKLEEELVVRPTSEAIIWNTYKGWIQSHRDLPLLINQWANVVRWEMRTRLFLRTAEFLWQEGHTAHATKEEAVAEAKQMQEVYATFAEQFMAMPVVRGAKSESERFAGADDTLTIEALMQDGKALQAGTSHFLGQNFAKAFDVKYTSREGKQEYVWATSWGVSTRLIGGLIMTHSDDAGLVLPPKLAPIQVVIVPIYKGEDQLNAIFDKVEPIIKELKSKGISVKFDDRDTMRPGAKFAEYELKGVPVRVAMGKRDLENGTVEVARRDTFEKQTINQDGLVEFVEKLLNEIQENLFTKALNYRNDHITEVDTFDEFKDVIKNKGGFVSAHWDGTIETEDKIKELTKATIRCIPNDAKEEEGKCVFTGGPSSKRVLFAKAY; encoded by the coding sequence ATGAGCAAACATTTAACAAAAAGAGCTGAAGATTACTCGAAATGGTATAATGAATTAATTGTAAAAGCTGATATGGCTGAGAATTCTGCTGTACGTGGATGTATGGTAATTAAGCCCTATGGTTTTGCAATTTGGGAAAAAATGCAAGCAGAATTAGATAGAATGTTTAAAGAAACAGGACATCAAAATGCATATTTTCCACTTTTTGTTCCGAAAAGTTTGTTTGAAGCTGAAGAGAAAAATGCAGAGGGTTTTGCAAAAGAATGTGCTGTAGTAACACATTATAGATTACAAAATGATCCAGATAATGAAGGGAAGTTACGTGTAGATCCAGAAGCAAAATTAGAAGAAGAATTAGTGGTGCGTCCAACTTCCGAAGCAATTATATGGAATACCTATAAAGGATGGATTCAATCTCACCGTGATTTACCATTATTAATAAATCAGTGGGCAAATGTAGTTCGTTGGGAAATGAGAACGCGTTTATTCTTGCGTACGGCAGAGTTCTTATGGCAAGAAGGACATACAGCGCATGCAACAAAAGAAGAAGCTGTTGCTGAGGCAAAGCAGATGCAAGAAGTATACGCAACTTTTGCAGAACAATTTATGGCAATGCCTGTGGTAAGAGGAGCAAAATCTGAAAGTGAGCGTTTTGCTGGAGCAGATGATACATTAACTATAGAAGCTTTAATGCAAGATGGTAAAGCATTACAAGCAGGAACATCACATTTTTTAGGGCAAAACTTTGCGAAAGCTTTTGATGTAAAATATACATCAAGAGAAGGTAAGCAAGAATATGTATGGGCAACTTCATGGGGAGTATCTACAAGATTAATAGGAGGGCTTATAATGACGCACTCTGATGATGCAGGATTAGTATTGCCTCCAAAACTTGCGCCAATACAAGTTGTAATTGTACCTATATATAAAGGAGAAGATCAATTAAATGCAATTTTCGATAAAGTAGAACCTATAATAAAGGAATTAAAATCAAAAGGTATTTCTGTTAAATTTGACGATAGAGATACTATGAGGCCAGGAGCTAAATTTGCAGAATACGAATTAAAAGGAGTTCCAGTTCGTGTTGCTATGGGTAAGAGAGATTTAGAAAACGGAACGGTAGAAGTTGCTAGAAGAGATACTTTTGAAAAGCAAACAATTAATCAAGACGGTCTTGTTGAATTTGTAGAAAAGCTACTTAATGAGATTCAAGAAAATCTATTTACAAAGGCCTTGAACTATAGAAATGATCATATTACAGAGGTGGATACATTTGATGAGTTTAAGGATGTTATAAAAAATAAAGGAGGTTTTGTTTCTGCTCATTGGGATGGTACCATTGAAACAGAAGATAAAATAAAAGAGTTAACAAAAGCAACCATTCGTTGTATACCTAATGATGCAAAAGAAGAAGAAGGGAAGTGTGTGTTTACAGGAGGTCCATCTTCAAAAAGAGTATTATTTGCAAAGGCATATTAA